From one Humulus lupulus chromosome 8, drHumLupu1.1, whole genome shotgun sequence genomic stretch:
- the LOC133798024 gene encoding conserved oligomeric Golgi complex subunit 7 — translation MMLDLGPFSGENFDPKKWVNSACQTRHPEDSVDNHLVDLEMRLQIVSEEISASLEEQSSAALLRVPRATRDVIRLRDDAVSLRSAVAGILQKLKKAEGSSAESIAALAKVDTVKQRMEAAYETLQDAAGLTQLSSTVEDVFASGDLPRAAETLANMRHCLSAVGEVAEFANVRKQLEVLEDRLDAMVQPRLTDALSSRKIDIAQNLRGILIRIGRFKSLELHYTKVHLKPIKQLWEDFDSKQRAIKLANEKTEAERLSSHEFQSSSSTISFASWLPSFYDELILYLEQEWKWCMVAFPEDYKTLVPKLLIETMATIGASFNSRINLSIGEVVPETRALGKGLLDIMSGDMPKGIKIQRKHLEALIELHNVTQTFARNIQHSFSDSDLRVLMDTLKAVYSPFESFKQRYGQMERAILSSEIAGVDLRGAVTRGVGAQGIELSETVRRMEESIPHIIVLLEAAVERCINFTGGSEADELILALDDIMLQYISALQETLRSLRVVCGVDHDGVGSKKEMGSDKRDGNTARKVELISNEEEWSIVQGALQILTVSDCLTSRSSVFEASLRATLARLSTTLSLSVFGSSVDQSPSHVGDDSNGEASVGGRAALDVAAVRLVDIPEKARKLFNLLSQSKDPRFHALPLASQRVTAFADTVNELVYDVLISKVRQRLSDISRLPIWSSVEEQSAFPLPSFSAYPQAYVTSVGEYLLTLPQQLEPLAEGISNNDANNDEAQFFATEWMFKVAEGATALYMEQLRGIQYITDRGAQQLSVDIEYLSNVLSALSMPIPPVLATFHTCLSTARDELKQLVKSDSGNQLDLSTANLVCKMRRVNLD, via the exons ATGATGCTCGATCTAGGCCCATTCTCGGGTGAGAATTTCGACCCCAAGAAATGGGTGAACTCGGCGTGTCAGACTCGGCACCCGGAGGACTCAGTTGACAACCATCTCGTCGATCTGGAGATGAGGCTCCAAATCGTATCTGAAGAGATCTCCGCCTCGCTAGAGGAGCAGAGCTCCGCTGCCCTACTTCGCGTGCCACGGGCCACCCGCGATGTGATCCGACTCCGCGACGATGCGGTCTCACTACGCTCCGCCGTCGCCGGAATCCTTCAGAAGCTCAAGAAG GCTGAAGGATCATCAGCCGAATCTATAGCTGCTCTGGCCAAAGTTGATACTGTTAAGCAGAGAATGGAAGCTGCTTATGAGACATTGCAG GATGCTGCTGGGTTAACTCAATTAAGTTCAACTGTGGAAGATGTTTTTGCCAGTGGTGATCTTCCAAGGGCTGCAGAAACCTTAGCTAACATGAGGCATTGCTTGTCTGCTGTTGGGGAG GTTGCTGAATTTGCTAATGTGAGAAAGCAACTCGAGGTCCTAGAGGATAGGCTAGATGCAATGGTGCAGCCACGTTTAACAGATGCATTATCCAGCCGGAAG ATAGACATTGCTCAAAATTTGCGGGGTATTCTCATTCGAATTGGAAGATTCAAATCACTGGAGCTACATTACACAAAAGTTCACCTAAAGCCCATAAAGCAGCTCTGGGAAGATTTCGATTCAAAACAACGTGCTATTAAGCTTGCAAATGAGAAGACTGAAGCTGAAAGGCTGTCAAGCCATGAGTTTCAATCAAGTTCTTCGACAATTTCATTCGCAAGTTGGTTGCCAAGCTTCTATGATGAGTTGATTCTTTATCTTGAGCAAGAGTGGAAGTG GTGTATGGTTGCTTTTCCTGAGGATTATAAAACTCTTGTACCAAAGCTACTGATCGAGACAATGGCAACTATTGGAGCAAGCTTTAATTCACGTATCAACCTTTCAATTGGAGAAGTTGTTCCTGAAACAAGAGCTTTGGGAAAAG GTTTATTAGATATTATGTCTGGTGACATGCCAAAGGGAATTAAGATTCAGAGGAAACATTTGGAGGCATTGATTGAGTTACACAACGTGACACAGACTTTTGCTAGAAATATTCAGCATTCCTTTTCAGATTCTGATCTTCGAGTTCTAATGGATACACTGAAGGCAGTGTACTCTCCCTTTGAATCATTTAAACAAAG GTATGGACAGATGGAGCGGGCCATCCTTTCTTCTGAAATTGCTGGAGTGGATCTCAGGGGAGCTGTTACTCGTGGTGTGGGTGCCCAGGGGATTGAACTCAGTGAAACAGTTCGCAGAATGGAGGAATCTATTCCCCATATCATTGTACTTCTTGAGGCAGCTGTAGAAAGGTGTATCAACTTTACTGGTGGTTCTGAGGCAGATGAACTAATTCTTGCTCTTGATGACATAATGTTACAATATATCTCTGCTTTACAAGAGACACTAAGATCATTAAGAGTGGTCTGTGGAGTAGACCATGATGGTGTTGGTTCAAAGAAAGAGATGGGGTCGGACAAGAGAGATGGCAACACTGCACGAAAAGTTGAATTGATTTCAAATGAGGAGGAATGGTCCATTGTTCAAGGGGCTTTGCAGATCCTCACAGTTTCAGACTGTTTAACTAGCAGGTCCTCTGTTTTTGAAGCTTCCTTGAGAGCTACTCTTGCTAGATTAAGCACGACTTTGTCTCTGTCAGTATTTGGTTCAAGTGTGGACCAAAGCCCATCACATGTTGGTGATGACAGTAATGGAGAAGCATCTGTGGGTGGAAGGGCTGCCTTGGATGTGGCAGCAGTGCGGCTTGTTGACATTCCTGAGAAGGCCCGGAAGCTCTTTAACCTTTTAAGTCAG TCTAAAGATCCCaggtttcatgcacttcctttGGCATCTCAAAGAGTCACAGCATTTGCTGACACAGTAAATGAACTTGTATATGATGTCCTCATTTCTAAAGTACGGCAACGCCTAAGTGATATTTCCCGTTTGCCAATATGGTCCTCTGTGGAGGAGCAAAGTGCCTTCCCTCTCCCAAGTTTCAGTGCTTATCCTCAGGCCTATGTTACCAGTGTTGGTGAATATTTACTTACTTTACCCCAACAGTTGGAGCCACTTGCAGAGGGAATTTCCAACAATGACGCCAACAATGATGAGGCCCAGTTCTTTGCAACTGAATGGATGTTCAAG GTTGCAGAGGGTGCTACGGCCCTTTACATGGAGCAATTGCGGGGAATACAGTACATAACGGATCGTGGTGCACAGCAATTATCAGTGGACATTGAGTATCTGAGTAATGTACTCTCTGCTTTATCAATGCCAATTCCACCAGTTCTGGCAACATTCCACACTTGTCTTTCCACAGCGAGAGATGAGCTTAAACAACTTGTTAAATCTGATTCGGGAAATCAGCTTGATCTTTCAACAGCAAATCTTGTTTGTAAGATGCGGCGAGTCAATTTGGATTAA
- the LOC133798025 gene encoding uncharacterized protein LOC133798025, with product MDAQRALLDELMGAARNMTDEERKGYKEVTWDDKEVCGAYMVRFCPHDLFVNTRSDLGACPRIHDPKLKESFEKSPRHDSFVPKFEAELAQFCEKLVMDLDRRVRRGRERLAQEVEPAPAQPLSSEKSEQLSQLEDKIKNLLEQVESLGEAGKVDEAEALMRKVDALNTEKTALTQQPLPDKVLLLAQEKKMALCEICGSFLVANDAVERTQSHITGKQHIGYGMVRDFISEYKEAKEKAREEERLAREKETEERRKQREKELDSRRRRSNSGDRDRHRDRERERDRYRDRDLDRERSRDWNGRGSRDGGRSGDWRSRNGRDGARDRNRDRSRSRSPVRHGHRRSPRSPVHPY from the exons ATGGACGCTCAGAGAGCTCTGCTAGACGAACTAATGGGTGCAG CTCGTAATATGACCGACGAAGAGAGAAAAGGGTACAAAGAAGTTACTTGGGATGATAAGGAGGTTTGCGGTGCGTACATGGTTCGTTTTTGTCCCCACGATCTTTTCGTCAATACTCGGAGCGATTTAG GAGCATGCCCTAGAATACACGACCCGAAGTTGAAAGAAAG TTTTGAGAAGTCTCCAAGGCATGACTCATTTGTGCCAAAATTTGAAGCTGAGCTGGCTCAGTTTTGTGAGAAGCTG GTTATGGATTTGGACAGAAGAGTAAGGCGTGGACGGGAACGGCTTGCTCAGGAGGTGGAACCTGCACCTGCTCAGCCATTGTCTTCTGAAAAATCTGAACAGTTATCTCAGCTGGAGGATAAGATAAAGAACTTACTCGAACAAGTGGAATCTCTCGGTGAAGCTGGGAAGGTGGATGAAGCTGAAGCACTTATGAGAAAG GTAGACGCACTTAATACTGAGAAGACAGCTTTGACTCAGCAGCCCCTGCCTGATAAAGTATTGCTGCTTGCACAAGAGAAGAAGATGGCCCTTTGTGAGATTTGTGGTTCTTTTCTTGTAGCCAATGATGCTGTGGAGAGGACTCAATCCCATATCACTGGGAAACAGCATATTGGTTATGGCATGGTTCGGGATTTCATTTCTGAGTACAAG gaggctaaggagaaagcAAGGGAAGAAGAGAGATTAGCAAGGGAGAAGGAAACAGAGGAGCGGAGGAAGCAAAGAGAGAAGGAGCTTGATAGTAGAAGGAGAAGAAGTAATTCAGGTGATAGAGACAGGCATCGTGATCGAGAGCGAGAGAGGGACAGATATCGAGATCGGGACTTGGATCGTGAAAGGTCTCGAGATTGGAATGGTAGAGGTAGTCGAGATGGAGGAAGAAGTGGAGATTGGAGATCCAGAAATGGAAGAGATGGAGCCAGGGACAGGAACCGTGATCGAAGCAGGTCACGCTCCCCTGTTAGGCATGGACACAGGAGGTCACCTAGAAGTCCAGTTCACCCATATTAG